The window ATGATGgtgtatattcattcattcatttccaggAGGGCTGCACTTGCTTCACTCACATTAGCATTAAACTTGCATCGCATAGTGTGCCAGCTTTCACCTTCTTCTGACTCTGAGTCCCACTTGTTGTTTGTGACCTCAGAGATCACTAATAAGTGTAGAGATGCTGCACAATTTAGAGTATACATCTGTGCAGAACGTCCTCTGCCCCTGCAGGACCAAGAGTGTAATAAACCAGTCTGAGAATTGAATTTGCAGCAACTCCCTAATGCATTCTTCACCCAAcacttgtaaaatgtaaaatgtcatcATCTATCAATTGACTTTCTAGTGTTGTAGACAACTGGAACCCATACTAGCATCACTGAGCACAAGGCTGGAtcctgccagtccattgcaggccaCAACTGCAATGATTGCTGTGATTTATGATGTATTGTCATCTACAACTTAGAAATGAGCTGTTATTTCAAAGGAAAGCATGCTtactaaataaacacaatacagttTGCAGTGTGCTAACACTGAAAATGAGAATTAAAGTTCATTAAAATGGcggcacggttgcgcagtggtagcgctgctgcctcgcagttaggagacctgggttcgcttcccgggtcccgggtcctccctgcgtggagttctctccatgtctgcgtgggtttcctccgggcgctccggtttcctcccacagtccaaagacatgcaggttaggtggattggtgattctacattggccctagtgtgtgcttggtgtgtgggtgtgtttgtgtgtgtcctgcggtgggttggcaccctgcccgggattgtttcctgccttgtgctctgtgttggctgggattggctccagcagacccccgtgaccctgtgttcggattcagcgggttggaaaatggatggatggaagttcataAAAACAATAACTGAATAAAACAATATGGTCATACTGGATGTTCCATGAAGTACCTTCATATGTCATGTGCCTCATTGGTAGCACTAAGATTATTAAGAATTCAGGCTGCCAGTCTGAGAGCAATCCCAATGGAGTTAGAACATTTCTTATTCTCCACACCCCTGTAATTGTTCAAAAATCAGTGAGGAGAGCCCCTCTTGCACTCAGGTGAATTATTCAATCTTTATATAACATAGTGCCCTTCACAGAGCTTGTCATCACAAAGCAGACAAGCATACAACTCAAAGGAAGCACTAGAGCTTAGTAAGCAGGGTGGTGAGTGACATGCTGGCACACAAGGACTGCATTTGGTCAAACGCAGCAGCCTGACTGGACTTGCATGACAAACAGATCACTGGACATCAAACAGCCGGAAAGCTGCTACGCCACTAAATCAGTGCTCACTTAAGTCCCCTGGGCACTCCTTTGCATCACACAATTGGGCATGTTGCTCCTTACATTTCTGCATTTCTATAAATTCTACTGCTGATTCAGTCGCTGCAAATAACTGTTTAGGTACTGTAAGTAAACACATAATTAGTCCCTTAGTTCACTTGCACTGACCATTGCCACAAGAATTATCCATCTTGCTTAATTTCAGGAAACATATTTCAAAGGAGAGCTTAGCGgctctgtaattttgttttcgGTTTGGTTTCCATTTTACCACCCACAGGTTTTCTCTAAGGATGAGACTTAGCTTTGTACCTGACAGATGTTCTCCTGGAGTTTGGAAAAGCAATTGTCTCATGGAAAAGGAAGTTGTATTTTCCCGTCTACTTGGCTACCTGACAAACCCTTTCCAAGGAGATGTGGTGCATAACATTTTTGTCTAACTTTTTCTAAGATAAGTGCATTCTACAGctttgtataatttctggtaatgGCTTACTTGTGCTCCCCAGATGTTCACAGACGTACTCCATGATACTCATAAATTACTAAAGAGGTGGACTTAAATagataaagcattaaataatatTCTGTCTGATCACCACACTGAATATGAGGGAATGAATGAGATATTTTGCATTGTTTATGTAAAGTGAAGTAATCTTAgccatgaaagacactataggaaacaaagatttaaaaaaatatgcagcTCAACACTTACTAATTTTTGGTAATGGTTTATTTGTGAATCTCATGTATAGTGGTGTTTATGTTTAAATGTGACTTAGCTGGTCCTGAAAATCCCAAGTCACCAGTGTCACAGAACACTTCTGTTGAAATGAATTTTATCAAAACTGAGCTACTAGTCATCCTGAAAGATGCCATATAAAATAATAGAATGATTGATATTAATTATCATCATGGCAATGAAGTAAGTGCAACAGAACAATATGATTTATCCCTTTCTGCAAAACTACTGCTTCCAGAACTAATGATTCTGTGTAACCAGGGTAAAATTACATTTGATAATTTTCTGTAAAGTTTCCATTAGAAAGCCTCACCATGTACGCTTGTGACCACAATGAATAACAAATTTCACATTACTGTAATATTTGGCATTGGagcaaaacacaaattaaaaaggcCAACTTTGAACCCTGCCAGTCTCTAATTGAGTGGAGTCTGAATATTCTGTCCTGGTCCAGACAGGTTAAGTTGGTTGTCAACTCTTAGTTAGGCCATGTAGCATAGAGCTCCCTCATTAGGGTTGGTTCTTGTCTTTGAGCCAGGGTAGGTGTCAGCTGTCTGGATCAATGGGTGAAGCTGGCATCAGTTTTGCTTATCATCACACTTTTGAATAAACCTGAGTGCCACAGCCTTATCACAGTGCTTACTGGGCCATGTCCTGCTTAGGATGTTCAGTTTGTAAGTTCACAATGTGTTTGATTGGGGCTGCTGGAGCTCTCACAAATCATAAGGCATGATACAAGGCTGACTGCAGGTTTTAAATCATTTAAGGagtgtgtcctgccatggaccGACCTctccaaattaaaattacacCGAAAACTCACTTTAAGTctcttgcattttaaataaactgtacTTGTATTCCTTTGCTCTTGAGTGGCTGTTCTGTATTTCCCATACTGATACTAATGATACAGTGCTGTGAATCTGCATCAGTGTCAGACTTCTCCTGTGATTATTCACTTGGTTTCCAATTTGTTCTTCCATTGGATTTGGACATGTTTAGGCTTTTGCCAGTATTTAGCTGAATCTAAATATAGTCCAACATGCTTATGTTCTGTGCTGGGGCTATTCAAAATAAAGGTTGATTGATTAGTGCCCCACAAAAAGTCcattccttgatttaccccttaAAGAAATACaccaaaaattattttgttacatCTTACTTACCCTGTatactttgtagtgatggctgagaaaataatttaatttaatgtttttgtggagaCATAACAAAATTTCTGATAGAACAGGAGCCATTGGGGACCAACACCGGAAAACAGTAAACAGTATTAAATGGAAGACTTGCCTCTCCCCATGTTCATTAGTCAATGGTCCagtctttaattcaaaagtgaGGGGGCGTCCTGTTTGTGGAATACTTTCATTTTCTGGATTTATGTAataaccagtaacggtgcactgcacaataatgtgcagtgactacacttgacttgagcattcatagttttcatcctctttctctgtacgtttagcatttgtttgctcagaggttgatacgcttgttgcttcctgagcagctcttcttttctcctccctaacggcccgcttcttctcttctttcattggcatcttttcacgttaaaactgattaagtcagtgtttgtgttgcaattaattagtacgttttccttaatttatctcttaagctggtacttaagtcttcaatctgcctcaagaatgatttaagatatgaaaaggtagaggaagtgatggcaaaggtggtagggatgagaacggaggtcaatcatcaccctgaaagcggacagtagacgtcacgcagtatatgtgtaccaaatttcaggtcaataggtcaaatgatttgtgagctacaggtgatttaaaatcctggacagacaaacgaaaagccacggtagagttttatatatagaaatattttaccaaaaacaaaaatacactcaTTTGGCATTTTGTGAGCAGTGGCTTCAGGGGCTTAAGCCTCTGATCTTCCTGACACCCTGTACTTGAACCCCAACACCCTCGCTCTTCAATCTGGCCGCCATGTATAAGCCATTTGAAACCCCAAAGAGGGCCTTCTTCCTCGCTCTTCAATCTGACATCCATGTGTGGCTCACATGAAACTCCAAGGGGTCCCCCCTGGGTCTTCAATCTAAAATTCATGTACAACTCACATTAAGTCCCAAAAGGATGGTTCTTCAGACTGACACCCAGGTACAACTAAACCAGAGTTTAGAATAAGAAATGTTCTCCCTAACTCCTCAATCTGACTTCCATGTATGCCTTGCATTTGCTGTATCCCTGCTATTTCTGCTAATACAAATTCCACTCCTGGTTATGAGgacttgatgtgtggattatgcgacatgtGTAATGTGAtaattttcatggatgtttttgatactgtttgtccagcattggtcaccattgggtcccgttcaatcagaaactttgttatgccTGTTGTCCACAaaaccattaaattaaaaaaatgttcagcCATCCCTTATGAACTGCATGGGATAAATAACATGTAAAAATCATTTCAGGCTGGAGTGTTCGTTTGATTCTAGTATATAAGCATATCCCTCAAATCATTACTAAGTCTGAAAACAGACGAATCTCTTAAAAAAGGTTAAGAAAGTTAACAGACATAAAACAATTGACACATAAGCCCCCCATCAGCTCTCCAGCTAGTCGACGTTCAGAATGGGTGGTGTTCGAGTGAACGGGACACCTTAGCGCCTCTCCCAATAAATAAGAAGCTTTTTCACCACGACTTATGAAACCAGAACAGCATAGCCTTTATGTGGAACTGATGGGGGAAGCCGCTCGCCACCCCGTCGCCCTGCCTTTCAAGCCTTTCCTTGGGAACCCAGGAGCCCAGATGTGAAGACAGCTAGACGTGCGGTATGCGGGAGCTCCCCCATTCTGTGTGTGGGGCATGTATATGTTTGCGGTGCTCTTTAAAAGCCTGCCCCCAAGCTATTTGAGCCTTTCATTTTAAGAATGCGCTGATTTTGTAGCTCCTGGAAAAAAAAACGCTGCGTCTTTAATCAGAGTTCTCCTGCTTTAAGGGTTCTGTGCCTCTCAATTGAGGGAGCTGAACTGTAATTTGAGAGCAGACATATCCTAGGGATAGCATTTAGCggaaaaaagacagagagaaataGAGTGAGCGAcagaggggggagagagagaggggaagagtgggagtgagacagagagagcgagcgagcgagcaggaGGCAGCGCAGTGCCATTGCATTCCAGATGTtgacagagaaacagaaaaaggtcCGCTAAATCCAGGAGAGGAGACCTAACGGCTGCCGCCTTCCGCGTACCTGCCTGTCACCCTGCGCTCTGTCAGCCGCGGCGGGATGTGACGGATTAGGCTGCAGTTCGGCAGCGCCCGCCTGACCCTGACCGCACGCCCACTCGCACGCTCGGCTCACACTAGCAAGCGAAGCATGTACTCCGGCGTAACTCTATTGCTGGTCGCCACTCTGCGGCTGCTGCCTCCAACCGCAGCCTATTACACCGGTCCGCTGTTCCCCGAGATGTCCAACGGGACGCTGCACCACTACTTTGTACCTGACGGCGACTATGAGGACAACGACGACCCCGAGAAATGTCAGATGCTCTTTAAGATGACCGATCAGCGCCGCTGCGAGCTGGAGGGTGAGCGGGACGAAGCGTTGCGGGATGAATACATCCTGCTGAGCCGGCAGGTGGAGGACGCGGCCAGAGTGCTGGAAGGCATCGGCAAGAGCATCTCGTATGACCTGGACGGCGAGGAGAGTTACGGGAGCTACTTAAGGAGAGAGACCAGTCAAATCAGCGAGGCATTCGGCAATTCCGAAAAGTCCCTGCTGGAGCTGGAGGTCAAGTTCAAGCAGAGTCAGGAACAGGAGCTCAAAGAGGAGCATCGGGTCAACGACGATTTTCTGGACATGATTCTCAACAGTCGACAGGTTCTGAAGGAGACATTGGAGCTCTCGGTTGCATTGATGGACAAACATGAGCTGCTGGCAATAGTCATGCGGAGCCACGGGGCCAGACTTAGTAGACTCCGAAATGAATATCTTAAGGTGTAAAGGTGCTGTGGGACTGGTGGGACTGCTTCACTCTAACGTGATATCCATGAAGATTTGAATTCCCAAATACCCAGAGTGTTTTAGGACAAACTACAGAGTTGCTAGCAGATACGGGCTTTTTCGTAACAAATAATAAGCTCAGGTGTGAGTCTTATGGAGGATTCACAGAGGATGAAAAGCGGACATGAGGTCTGAAAACCTCACAGAATCAGATATGTGCACACTGTCTACAACACAACGAAGGAGAACAAGGTAGAGCAGATGAAGGCTTAACAGCCAACAAGTCTTTTTTAACATCTCTTTTACTTTTTAGAAAGTACCTTTCACTTGGTTTTGCCCAAAAGTAGAGTGGTGACAATTATGTGGGGGGAATGTGGGCTTCTCTAATTGTCATCCTGActtatttaagcaatcaggataTCAACATTTATAAAGCTGATGGGTGTTGTTGCTCACTGATGCCTCACCTTTTATTGCTGCATTATGAAGTGCTATCTCCATCTCTTTTTAagctaataatttaaaaaaaaattaataaaaaacaggcTAGCAGGCATGAAAGAAGTGAGACTCTGGACTGGAGTTGTTTCTCCTCAAACTGCAAAACTTGTCAAAAGGTGCTAAATTCTTAAACAAACTCTCTAGAGAGAAGCCAAGCTTGCTGTGTCTTTAGTCTGCCAGCCTGATCTCATTTACTCTCGTTCATTTAATCTCATGCCCACTTAGACATAATGGGCATACAACACAGTGAGCAGTGAAGGGATCAGCACTGATAGTCTGAATGGTGTCTTCTTCATATCCATCTCTCCTTTTGAAACTGTTGAGTTCAGTACTGTTTTAAGTGACTCTTTTAAACGAGGTTTGCTTTTATTTACGCATTTAGAGTACTACCAATGTCATAcagtattttttctatttaatgaAGCAAATCGAgttctgatatatatatttacagtaggtgtatgtgtgtatatatatatatatatatatatatatatatatatatatatatatatatatatatatatatatatatatgtatagattgtAAAGGTGAGGCATTCTCCTGTGACATATGCCACTTTCCTCATTTTTGATTTTACTGATACACCAAAGGCCGTGACATTTCTTACTATTATGTCCCGGAGCAGCACACTATCTTAGCTACTTTATTATTCATATAATTATGATTCATTTAACACTTCCTTTCCAAGCCCGCCATAAAACATTGTAGTCACTTAgtgttattaaagcaaaagtgCTTTTCAAGTTGTCAACTttgaaagatgtaaaaaaaaaaaaaaaaaccaaaatgatcCAGCTGAACAAATAATAGCCTCGATTAAAGTTAATTGGAAGCTATtaagttggaatgaaaaccagaaAACCCTGCGGCTCTTCCGGCTTGAAGCTGCTCATCCCTGATTTCGGCAAGCATCTTACTCATAGATAGTAGGAATTCTGTGGAGATGGTGTCATGTCCAACTTCTGGATCCTGGAGGGCATCCAGTGCATTCAAAAAATGGCTTTGTGGCCAAATTCAAAACAGAGATGGGGCTGAGTTCATTTTTGTGGTTGTACTGTGTTCTGTCTCCagtggagaaaaagagagagagagcaaaaacacatacaaacaaacaCAGACGTCTAAAGTGTAACCAGATTTGTGTCATTTGACTCATGCAGCATAGAGAGGGACAAGTGTGAAAAAGGAAAGGCTGTCAGCAGTAAGTGCTGGAGACTTTCATTGCCTCCTGCAGGAAGTCCGTTGATTAGTAGTAAAACTAACACAGAGAAGGACATCATTTTCAATATAATATTATCttctcaaacacatttaactCATTTCAGGGTGGTGGAGGGCTGAAGCCTAACCCAGCATCACTGAGTGCAAGGTAGGGCCCACTAACTGTCACACACACAGGGCCTGCTGAGAATTGGCAAACCCAATTCAAGCACGATGTGATGAATGATTTCAGTTCCTCTAAAAGTTTCATTACTGTTTGTGCTATAAGATCATTCCAAAAGGAAAtacttataatatataatatattatagtgTGCAGTGCCTGCGTGCCAGTCTCTATAATAAGCTATGACTTCTTCTTACATGGAAGAATAGGATTCTGCACAAAAAAAACCAGTGTCCTCTTTAGGTCATCTTATATCTAACTGAATTCTCATTCATTAGACCCTGTAAGACAAAGCAGTTACGTGTAGACTCTGTTAGCAGTGTTTTGTCAGCTGAAaatgactgccttcttctatcagTTTCTTTAAATAAGCATTATAGTGTAATTTGTTTTGCCACTATACTTATGAcataaaatgaagaaatcattttaaaagttgtaacaa of the Erpetoichthys calabaricus chromosome 2, fErpCal1.3, whole genome shotgun sequence genome contains:
- the LOC114646185 gene encoding fin bud initiation factor-like, encoding MYSGVTLLLVATLRLLPPTAAYYTGPLFPEMSNGTLHHYFVPDGDYEDNDDPEKCQMLFKMTDQRRCELEGERDEALRDEYILLSRQVEDAARVLEGIGKSISYDLDGEESYGSYLRRETSQISEAFGNSEKSLLELEVKFKQSQEQELKEEHRVNDDFLDMILNSRQVLKETLELSVALMDKHELLAIVMRSHGARLSRLRNEYLKV